Proteins from a single region of Belliella baltica DSM 15883:
- a CDS encoding VOC family protein, giving the protein MAQHIAQFALIVEDYDDAIDFYTKKLHFQLLEDTQISETKRWVRIAPPGSTDQNCHILLAKASGEQQKNAIGNQTGGRVFLFLHTDDFERDYQNLLDQDIKIFRDRSTESFGKVVVFEDLYGNLWDLIEPIKKS; this is encoded by the coding sequence ATGGCACAACACATTGCTCAATTTGCACTAATCGTAGAGGACTATGATGATGCGATTGACTTTTACACGAAAAAGTTACACTTCCAACTCTTAGAAGATACACAAATCTCAGAAACCAAAAGATGGGTAAGAATAGCTCCTCCCGGGTCAACCGATCAGAATTGCCATATTCTACTTGCTAAAGCATCTGGTGAACAACAAAAGAATGCCATCGGTAACCAAACTGGAGGAAGAGTTTTTCTATTTCTTCATACAGATGATTTTGAGCGGGATTATCAGAATTTACTTGATCAGGATATTAAAATTTTCAGAGATCGGTCAACTGAAAGCTTCGGGAAGGTAGTCGTATTTGAAGATCTTTATGGTAATCTATGGGATTTGATAGAACCTATAAAAAAATCATGA
- a CDS encoding universal stress protein, with product MKTILVPFDFSEQAENAFEFAKGLAIKNNAHLKLLHVLETPTMTSLGTMGTVESGYGIDQIYVMELVEKRKKQLAAIEEELTNSDFKFSTKLIFGNPYAGISKEVSEFDANLIVMGSKGSSGLEELLIGSNTEKVVRNATCPVITIKDKRDVKDIKTIVFASDFTKESATVVNKLKKLANTLSAQLCLVKINTPSMFENSRVSLRSMQEFIKDHELQNTKVEIYNSSSEEEGIIEYAEDINADMIAMATHGRTGFLHLLSGSIAEDVVNHAKRPVWTMKIK from the coding sequence ATGAAAACTATTCTTGTACCCTTTGATTTTTCGGAACAAGCAGAAAATGCATTTGAATTTGCTAAAGGACTAGCAATAAAAAACAATGCTCATTTGAAACTGCTGCATGTCTTGGAAACTCCCACAATGACTTCGCTCGGGACGATGGGAACAGTGGAATCCGGATATGGGATAGACCAAATCTATGTTATGGAATTGGTAGAAAAAAGAAAAAAGCAATTGGCAGCTATTGAAGAAGAACTTACAAATTCAGATTTTAAATTTTCAACTAAGCTGATTTTTGGAAATCCTTATGCTGGTATCTCAAAAGAGGTCTCGGAATTTGATGCAAACTTAATCGTCATGGGATCTAAAGGAAGTAGCGGGTTAGAGGAACTCCTAATTGGAAGTAATACTGAAAAAGTTGTAAGAAATGCTACTTGTCCTGTAATCACTATAAAGGACAAAAGAGATGTGAAAGATATCAAAACCATTGTTTTTGCCAGTGATTTCACAAAAGAATCTGCTACAGTAGTCAATAAACTTAAAAAACTAGCCAATACACTCAGTGCACAACTTTGTTTAGTGAAGATCAATACACCAAGCATGTTTGAAAACAGTAGAGTTTCTTTAAGAAGCATGCAGGAATTCATCAAAGACCATGAATTACAAAACACAAAAGTTGAAATTTATAACAGCTCATCAGAAGAGGAAGGCATCATAGAATACGCAGAAGATATCAATGCTGATATGATTGCAATGGCAACACATGGGAGAACAGGCTTCCTACATCTCTTGAGCGGAAGTATTGCTGAAGATGTTGTCAATCATGCCAAGCGGCCTGTATGGACGATGAAAATAAAATAA
- a CDS encoding glutathione peroxidase — translation MKKLLTILAFIAFACTSSVQKDNKEVSSNITLDQMLMEKSIYDFKLNDIDGNEVDFNQFKGKKLLLVNVASKCGYTPQYADLQKLNEEYGDQVVILGFPANNFGGQEPGTNEDIKQFCSANYGVTFKMFDKISVKGADKHPLYRWLSDKDMNGWNDKEPTWNFCKYFIDENGELKKFFASSVNPMDQEIIQLIKS, via the coding sequence ATGAAAAAACTACTTACTATTTTGGCTTTTATCGCCTTTGCTTGCACTTCAAGTGTACAAAAAGATAACAAAGAAGTATCTTCAAACATCACCTTAGACCAAATGCTCATGGAAAAATCAATATATGATTTCAAATTAAATGATATTGATGGTAATGAAGTTGACTTCAACCAATTCAAAGGTAAAAAGCTGCTTTTGGTAAATGTCGCATCAAAATGTGGCTACACTCCTCAATATGCTGATTTACAAAAATTAAATGAAGAATATGGAGATCAAGTAGTGATTCTAGGATTTCCTGCTAATAATTTTGGTGGACAAGAGCCAGGAACTAATGAAGACATCAAACAATTCTGTAGTGCCAACTATGGAGTAACATTCAAAATGTTCGATAAAATCTCTGTGAAAGGTGCAGATAAGCATCCTCTTTATAGATGGTTATCTGATAAAGACATGAATGGTTGGAATGACAAAGAACCTACCTGGAATTTTTGCAAATATTTTATTGATGAAAATGGGGAATTAAAAAAATTCTTTGCATCTTCGGTAAATCCAATGGATCAAGAAATTATCCAATTAATAAAATCTTAA
- a CDS encoding 1,4-dihydroxy-2-naphthoate polyprenyltransferase has product MEITLASKKQAWLHAIRLRTLPLALSSILMGSILAAYQESFRLDVFILAAITTIFLQILSNLANDYGDSVHGADSQDREGPIRAVQSGVISLASMKKAMILFAFFSLISGLSLLYLSLDDWKLFFIFLGLGILAIIAAITYTSGKKPYGYAGLGDISVFIFFGLLGVSGTYFLHTLSFGWVNLLPAISLGLFSAAVLNINNIRDITSDTKAGKKSIPVRIGKKAAILYNWGLIIGGNISIILFAFLESSWWAISPLLISPLMIKVGLGVSKSQNSSMIDPFLKKMAISTLLWVIAFGLGWIIFN; this is encoded by the coding sequence GTGGAAATCACTCTTGCCAGTAAAAAACAAGCTTGGCTTCATGCTATTCGTTTGAGAACCTTACCATTAGCCTTATCAAGTATTTTGATGGGCTCAATTTTAGCAGCATACCAAGAAAGCTTTCGTCTTGATGTTTTTATTCTAGCTGCTATTACAACAATTTTTCTTCAGATTCTTTCCAACCTTGCCAATGATTATGGAGATAGCGTCCATGGTGCAGACAGCCAAGATCGCGAAGGTCCAATTAGAGCTGTTCAGTCAGGTGTGATTAGTTTGGCTTCCATGAAAAAGGCGATGATTCTCTTTGCTTTTTTTTCTTTGATCAGCGGATTAAGTTTACTTTACCTTAGTCTTGATGACTGGAAGTTATTTTTCATATTCCTTGGACTCGGAATATTGGCAATTATAGCTGCTATTACCTATACTTCTGGCAAAAAACCTTATGGTTATGCTGGTTTAGGTGATATATCGGTTTTTATCTTTTTTGGACTTTTGGGGGTATCCGGAACATACTTCCTCCACACTTTAAGTTTTGGTTGGGTAAATTTATTGCCAGCGATTTCCTTGGGTTTATTCAGTGCTGCAGTACTAAATATTAACAATATACGAGATATCACATCTGACACGAAAGCTGGAAAAAAATCCATTCCTGTAAGGATCGGAAAGAAAGCTGCCATTCTTTACAATTGGGGCTTAATTATAGGAGGAAATATCAGTATTATTCTTTTTGCATTCTTGGAATCCTCTTGGTGGGCCATCTCCCCTTTACTTATTTCACCCTTGATGATCAAAGTAGGTCTCGGTGTGAGCAAAAGTCAAAATTCAAGTATGATTGATCCATTTCTCAAGAAAATGGCAATATCAACACTTCTTTGGGTGATTGCATTTGGTTTGGGTTGGATTATTTTCAATTAA
- a CDS encoding translation initiation factor, which yields MAKNKNNDWKKRDGVVYSTSDNFEFDLNDGEEHETLPPQQQNLKVMLDKKSRGGKQVTLVEGFIGTDDDLKELGKMLKNKCGVGGSAKDGEILIQGDHREKVVTILQAAGYKAKRSGG from the coding sequence ATGGCAAAAAACAAAAATAACGACTGGAAAAAGAGAGATGGCGTGGTGTATTCCACTAGTGATAATTTTGAATTTGACCTAAATGATGGTGAGGAACACGAAACCCTACCTCCTCAGCAGCAAAACCTAAAAGTCATGCTGGACAAAAAGTCCCGAGGTGGCAAGCAGGTAACACTAGTTGAAGGGTTCATTGGAACCGATGATGACCTGAAAGAATTGGGAAAAATGCTCAAAAATAAATGTGGTGTTGGAGGAAGCGCCAAAGATGGTGAAATCTTAATCCAAGGAGACCACAGAGAAAAAGTTGTCACAATTCTGCAAGCAGCTGGCTATAAAGCAAAAAGGTCAGGAGGGTAA
- a CDS encoding GDSL-type esterase/lipase family protein, whose protein sequence is MTSQFLKSRLLYFFEVLLLIPSYPFLLFAGKKLRKKIIKLPSQSEYLEFLSKKENPNLLIIGESTAAGVGASEAYKTFAANISTSLEDRNVYNIGKNGLKASGLNARFQKHKNKVPQYFETCIILIGANDCFQFTPPSKFSYELKVFISEFISSSSCKKIIIPLIPPVHQFPAIPLIIRFFLGLHRKVLGLEVKQLAALIPEVTFIDQNQFYEPDFFAEDGIHPSDLGYLKMSEMILFQIKEKGSST, encoded by the coding sequence ATGACTAGTCAATTTTTAAAATCCAGATTACTTTATTTTTTTGAGGTTTTACTTTTAATCCCTTCCTATCCCTTTTTATTATTCGCTGGAAAAAAACTAAGAAAAAAGATAATCAAATTACCTTCACAAAGTGAGTATTTGGAATTTCTATCTAAAAAAGAAAATCCGAATCTATTAATCATTGGCGAATCTACTGCGGCTGGTGTTGGAGCAAGTGAAGCTTACAAAACCTTTGCAGCTAATATTTCAACCTCGCTTGAAGATAGGAATGTCTATAACATTGGAAAAAACGGTCTAAAAGCTTCTGGGCTTAATGCTAGATTTCAAAAGCATAAAAATAAAGTTCCACAATATTTCGAGACTTGCATCATCTTGATTGGTGCAAATGACTGTTTCCAATTTACCCCTCCTTCAAAATTCAGTTATGAATTAAAAGTTTTCATTTCGGAATTTATCAGCTCATCTTCTTGTAAAAAAATAATTATCCCTCTCATCCCTCCTGTTCATCAATTCCCTGCAATTCCTCTAATAATCAGATTCTTTTTAGGGCTACATAGGAAAGTATTGGGATTGGAAGTCAAGCAACTAGCAGCATTGATTCCAGAAGTGACTTTCATTGATCAAAATCAATTTTATGAACCTGATTTTTTTGCTGAGGATGGTATTCATCCTTCAGATTTGGGTTATCTAAAAATGTCAGAAATGATTCTTTTTCAGATAAAAGAAAAAGGTAGCTCAACATAG